Proteins found in one Kamptonema formosum PCC 6407 genomic segment:
- a CDS encoding ISL3 family transposase has translation MKKIMTKLLNLPGVIVEDSRQTDETLIFSVKVETKTAICPHCGRSSHRLHQNHGHLVKDLPMGNREVILRVNRRQFKCNNCEKPFSETLSFVAKRQNFTNRYALMIAEQVIHSDVNNVAKNNGLTNEEVWSMVMFIAESIMPIHVAQLKRLGIDEISLVKGQGKFIVVLVDLDTHKLVGLVSSRTQSEIEKMMRQWGEEVLEQIEEVSIDMSGNYKSLVRKLCPNAEVTVDRFHVTKMIHEELNQARVDQKKTAEALKVKERAKLFTSLKGSKYILLKGVVKLSNKQKEKLNQVKEASPLVGIMHSLKEEFHSLFEKSKSLGEGILKLIDWIEKAAPYYRNSVPTIKRWFGEIVGYFERRTTNGIVEGINNKLKLLKRCGFGFRNFNNFEIRALISWHFPKVLA, from the coding sequence ATGAAAAAGATAATGACCAAACTGCTAAACCTACCCGGAGTTATAGTAGAAGACAGCAGACAAACAGATGAAACATTAATTTTCTCAGTAAAAGTAGAGACAAAAACGGCAATCTGCCCACACTGTGGTCGAAGTAGTCATCGTCTTCATCAAAATCATGGACATTTAGTTAAAGATTTGCCGATGGGGAACCGAGAAGTAATTTTAAGAGTAAATCGGCGGCAATTTAAGTGTAATAATTGTGAAAAACCTTTCAGTGAAACATTAAGTTTTGTAGCCAAACGTCAAAATTTTACCAATAGATATGCACTAATGATTGCCGAACAGGTGATCCATAGCGACGTTAATAACGTCGCTAAAAATAATGGATTAACAAATGAAGAAGTCTGGTCAATGGTAATGTTTATAGCTGAGTCAATCATGCCCATTCACGTAGCTCAACTCAAACGGTTAGGGATAGATGAAATTAGTTTGGTTAAAGGACAAGGAAAATTTATTGTAGTTTTAGTAGACCTAGATACGCATAAGCTAGTAGGGCTAGTGTCATCTCGAACACAATCAGAAATAGAAAAAATGATGCGGCAATGGGGTGAAGAAGTGTTAGAACAGATAGAAGAAGTAAGTATAGATATGAGTGGTAATTATAAATCATTAGTGCGAAAACTTTGCCCAAATGCTGAGGTAACAGTGGACAGATTTCATGTTACAAAAATGATCCATGAAGAGTTAAATCAAGCGAGAGTTGACCAAAAAAAAACGGCAGAAGCCTTAAAAGTTAAGGAAAGAGCTAAATTATTTACTAGCTTGAAAGGAAGTAAATATATCTTATTAAAAGGCGTAGTTAAATTATCAAATAAACAAAAAGAAAAATTGAACCAAGTAAAAGAAGCTTCACCGTTAGTAGGAATAATGCACTCATTAAAGGAAGAATTTCACTCTTTATTTGAAAAGAGTAAAAGCTTAGGGGAAGGGATATTGAAACTAATAGATTGGATTGAAAAAGCTGCTCCATACTATCGGAATAGTGTCCCAACAATCAAACGGTGGTTTGGAGAAATAGTTGGGTATTTTGAACGCCGAACAACCAACGGTATAGTAGAAGGAATTAATAACAAATTAAAATTGTTAAAACGTTGTGGATTTGGATTTAGAAACTTTAACAATTTTGAAATTAGAGCTTTGATTAGCTGGCATTTTCCTAAAGTTTTAGCATAG
- a CDS encoding pentapeptide repeat-containing protein has translation MSSLHRTRLSRANLSQANLRGANFFKASLNDACLDKADLTGANLSFADLRGASLDDANLTGANLTGAKLTQGQFSFHRIDSPTSPHHL, from the coding sequence CTGAGTTCTCTACATAGAACTCGCCTGAGTCGGGCTAATCTCAGCCAAGCTAACCTAAGAGGGGCTAATTTTTTCAAGGCTTCCTTAAATGACGCTTGCCTTGATAAGGCAGATTTGACAGGCGCGAATTTGAGCTTTGCCGATTTAAGAGGGGCGAGTTTGGATGACGCTAACCTGACTGGAGCTAACTTAACCGGGGCTAAGCTGACACAAGGACAGTTCTCCTTTCACCGAATCGATTCGCCTACTTCTCCCCACCATTTATAA
- the cas2 gene encoding CRISPR-associated endonuclease Cas2 — translation MFYLICYDIVDDRRRLKISKLLETCGCRVQKSVFECVLDEKQQEQLQKRLLKLLNKRQDQIRFYPLSAHCRCKVKVLGVQPKFVIDDEAFIV, via the coding sequence ATGTTTTACCTCATCTGCTATGACATTGTAGATGACCGCCGCCGCTTAAAGATTTCTAAGTTATTAGAAACTTGCGGCTGCCGGGTTCAGAAGTCAGTATTTGAGTGCGTGTTGGATGAAAAACAGCAAGAACAACTGCAAAAACGGCTGTTGAAATTGCTGAACAAACGACAAGACCAAATCCGATTCTATCCTCTTTCTGCTCACTGTCGGTGCAAGGTAAAGGTGTTGGGAGTGCAGCCAAAATTTGTAATCGATGATGAGGCTTTCATTGTTTAG
- a CDS encoding peroxiredoxin-like family protein — MNIHSLLSQTERQRVSDGAVLPILNGCESSMRQLVLLLPQLGDFDSLEYAWWLQRDAQRLEAQGIAIRAVGIGSRSSGQRFCGYTGFPSDCLFVDPSAQLHQKLDLYRGLSLKLPGLSAAMNAYLNLLFMCAGIGSPGTLAEVWRGYRGDARAPQLIGDDEIIQAPPLPPLRGSTFRWAGGKGFQRPFELATLRLRNMGEVLSHWKTYVPNAAYLTQRGATFLFNGQGDLIYEHRDRAILGFAADLSNPLKFLSEMVGDGDSLGQGNMH, encoded by the coding sequence ATGAATATTCATAGCCTCTTGAGCCAAACCGAACGCCAACGGGTGAGTGATGGAGCCGTTTTACCCATCTTGAACGGTTGCGAATCCTCTATGAGGCAATTGGTACTGCTTTTGCCACAATTGGGAGATTTCGACAGCCTTGAATATGCTTGGTGGTTGCAGCGGGACGCTCAACGGCTGGAAGCACAAGGGATAGCAATCCGTGCTGTGGGAATTGGCTCACGCTCATCGGGTCAGCGATTCTGCGGTTATACAGGATTTCCAAGCGACTGTTTGTTTGTAGATCCCAGTGCCCAACTGCACCAAAAACTTGACCTGTATCGAGGTTTATCGTTAAAACTACCCGGTTTATCTGCTGCTATGAATGCTTACCTCAATCTATTGTTCATGTGTGCGGGGATTGGTAGCCCTGGCACTCTGGCAGAAGTATGGAGAGGATATCGAGGCGACGCAAGAGCACCTCAATTAATTGGTGATGATGAAATTATTCAGGCTCCCCCTCTTCCACCCCTGAGAGGCTCCACTTTCCGGTGGGCAGGTGGCAAGGGTTTCCAGCGTCCATTTGAATTGGCAACTTTACGGCTGCGGAATATGGGAGAAGTGCTGAGTCATTGGAAAACCTATGTTCCAAATGCTGCTTATCTCACTCAACGAGGCGCAACTTTCTTGTTTAATGGTCAGGGAGATTTAATTTACGAGCATCGCGATCGCGCCATCCTTGGTTTCGCTGCTGATCTGAGCAATCCTCTGAAATTTCTCTCAGAAATGGTGGGTGATGGAGACTCGCTCGGGCAGGGCAATATGCACTAA
- a CDS encoding Rho termination factor N-terminal domain-containing protein — protein sequence MVKKEEDTSDPRNYDVLYQLDLEQLRFFAAQYKVKGCQTMSKSEIVEAIKELSRIRDEQYRKSKRSRRK from the coding sequence ATGGTCAAAAAAGAAGAAGACACATCAGATCCACGTAATTATGACGTTCTTTACCAATTGGATCTGGAGCAACTTAGATTTTTTGCCGCTCAATACAAGGTTAAGGGCTGTCAAACAATGAGTAAATCGGAGATAGTTGAAGCAATTAAGGAATTGAGCCGTATCAGAGACGAACAATACAGGAAATCAAAGCGATCGCGCCGTAAATAA
- a CDS encoding type III-B CRISPR-associated protein Cas10/Cmr2, with amino-acid sequence MNLSDWLIKQQGLYPRLPDATPTLSWHPVSGTQQESPHMKSRFWWGGGASQEACEQLETGFSPELTNIAVLTFGPVQNFLGGGQKLRDWAVASWLCHYLSAVLIYRWETELNGQVLLPYHRNSELIKWLRDDAVDAEKFWQAELPNVITGLHPSQNKWLEDCENIINEEWLRFVKALEQAVINHPQYRNLFNGQGWRVIHNDCQYLWYVYAEEVKLNIESANQDIKNLHELIEKRKVSRQWKGTWWGGRSSPSDGCLSIQRQFLSPATYTGSGRVKRKFT; translated from the coding sequence ATGAATCTCTCAGACTGGTTAATCAAACAACAAGGGCTTTATCCCCGTTTACCGGATGCTACTCCTACGCTATCTTGGCATCCTGTTAGCGGGACGCAGCAAGAATCTCCCCACATGAAAAGTCGTTTCTGGTGGGGAGGAGGTGCATCTCAGGAGGCTTGCGAACAACTTGAAACTGGATTTAGCCCCGAACTAACAAATATTGCCGTTCTCACTTTTGGTCCCGTTCAAAACTTCTTAGGAGGCGGTCAAAAATTAAGGGATTGGGCTGTAGCTTCTTGGCTGTGCCACTATCTCTCAGCAGTCTTAATTTATCGTTGGGAAACTGAGTTAAACGGTCAAGTTCTCTTGCCCTACCACCGAAATTCAGAATTAATTAAATGGTTGCGGGATGACGCTGTTGATGCAGAAAAATTCTGGCAAGCCGAGTTGCCGAATGTTATTACAGGGTTGCATCCGAGTCAAAATAAGTGGTTAGAGGACTGCGAGAATATCATTAATGAGGAATGGCTGCGATTTGTAAAAGCCTTGGAGCAAGCTGTTATCAATCATCCTCAGTATAGAAATTTGTTTAACGGTCAAGGATGGCGCGTCATCCACAATGATTGCCAGTATCTCTGGTATGTTTATGCTGAGGAGGTTAAATTAAACATTGAATCGGCTAACCAAGATATTAAGAATTTGCACGAACTGATAGAAAAGCGAAAAGTTAGTCGGCAGTGGAAAGGGACGTGGTGGGGAGGGCGTAGCAGTCCTAGCGATGGTTGTCTGTCTATACAGAGGCAATTTCTCTCACCCGCGACTTACACCGGCTCTGGACGGGTCAAGAGGAAATTCACTTAG
- a CDS encoding Hsp20/alpha crystallin family protein, with product MLMRSWQPFAEIETIRQQLDKAFDQLATTRDNSEVAWMPALELADAGDNFVLKAQLPGIDPKDVDVQVTREAISISGERRYENIEAKSGYVRSEFRYGKFHRVLPLPARIQNDSVQAEYKDGILTLTLPKVAEARNKVVKINLAEIAGASRNPALEQANQ from the coding sequence ATGTTGATGCGCTCTTGGCAACCATTCGCAGAAATTGAAACCATCCGCCAGCAACTCGATAAAGCTTTTGACCAACTGGCAACAACGAGAGATAACTCAGAAGTCGCTTGGATGCCAGCTCTGGAATTGGCTGATGCTGGGGACAACTTCGTATTAAAAGCGCAACTGCCTGGAATTGACCCCAAAGACGTTGACGTTCAAGTCACTCGCGAAGCAATTTCTATCTCTGGCGAACGCCGCTACGAAAACATAGAGGCAAAATCTGGCTATGTCCGCTCTGAATTCCGCTACGGCAAATTCCACCGGGTGCTTCCCTTGCCCGCACGCATTCAAAACGACTCTGTGCAAGCTGAATACAAAGATGGCATTCTAACGCTAACGCTGCCCAAAGTGGCTGAAGCTCGCAATAAAGTCGTCAAGATTAATTTGGCCGAAATTGCTGGAGCTTCAAGGAATCCCGCTCTGGAACAGGCTAACCAATAA